One window from the genome of Entelurus aequoreus isolate RoL-2023_Sb linkage group LG04, RoL_Eaeq_v1.1, whole genome shotgun sequence encodes:
- the ccdc25 gene encoding coiled-coil domain-containing protein 25 has product MVFYFTSAVVKPACTIYMGKDKYENEDLIKYGWPEDIWFHVDKLSSAHVYLRLPKGHTINDIPPEVLIDCAQLVKNNSIQGCKMNNINVVYTPWANLKKTGDMDVGQIGFHRQKEVKTVAVEKKVNEIVNRLEKTKDERYPDLAAEKESRDREERNEKKAQLQENKRHEKEEQKKKKEMEDLKNYTSLMKSENMQTNEDGNESDDFM; this is encoded by the exons ATGGTGTTTTACTTCACAAGTGCCG TGGTGAAACCGGCTTGCACTATTTATATGGGGAAAGACAAGTATGAAA ATGAAGATCTCATCAAGTATGGCTGGCCTGAGGACATTTG GTTCCATGTGGACAAACTGTCCTCAGCTCACGTTTATCTCCGCTTGCCAAAG GGTCACACCATAAATGACATCCCCCCTGAGGTGTTGATAGACTGCGCACAGCTGGTGAAAAACAACAGCATTCAAG GCTGCAAGATGAACAACATCAACGTGGTTTACACGCCGTGGGCCAACCTAAAGAAAACGGGAGACATGGATGTCGGACAGATCGGCTTCCATCGACAGAAGGAG GTAAAGACGGTAGCGGTGGAGAAGAAGGTCAATGAGATTGTGAACCGGCTGGAGAAAACCAAAGATGAGCGCTACCCAGACCTGGCGGCCGAGAAGGAGTCGCGAGACCGTGAGGAGAGAAATGAGAAGAAAGCTCAGCTGCAAGAGAACAAGAGACATGAGAAGGaggagcagaagaagaaaaaggagatgGAGGATCTCAA GAACTACACGTCAttgatgaaaagtgaaaacatgcAGACCAATGAG GACGGCAATGAGTCAGATGACTTCATGTAA
- the LOC133648615 gene encoding cholesterol 24-hydroxylase-like: MSILYFILILAAHVLGILLLLLLLAFIGYCVYIKYVHMKYDHIPGPPRESFLLGNSPAIRRVMARDGNAHDLFLEWAERYGSVYRIHLLHYVLVCTTSPEAIKEVLMSSKYPKDLFLHNRLFSLFGQRFFGNGLVTVIDHNQWYKQRRIMDHAFSCLYLRSLMGTFNERAEMLMTKLSDFADRKVETNMLQQVNYVTLDVITKVAFGMDLELLENTSLFPKAIETCLKGMIYNIRAVFFQFNPKNWPFVKEVREACKLLRSTGAQWIHNRKVAIKSGGNVPKDILTQIIKAVGKEESMTKDDEEVMLDNFVTFFIAGQETTANQLAFCIMELARHPDILDKARKEVDDVIGMKRDMSYDDLGKLVYLSQVLKETLRMYPTAPGTSRCLPTDMVIDGVHIPAGTIAMFSTYVSCRLDKFFKDPMEFNPDRFHPESPKPYYCYYPFSLGPRSCLGKNFAQMEAKVVMAKLLQRFDFTLTPGQSFDILDVGTLRPKSGVVCSIRHRKQGA, translated from the exons ATGTCCATTTTGTACTTTATATTAATCCTGGCAGCTCATGTTTTGGGGATACTGTTGTTGTTGCTCTTGCTAGCCTTCATTGGCTACTGTGTGTACATTAAATATGTGCACATGAAATATGATCACATACCCGGACCACCACGGGAAAG TTTTTTGTTGGGAAATTCTCCTGCTATCAGGAGGGTAATGGCAAGGGATGGAAACGCACACGACTTATTCCTGGAATG GGCAGAACGTTATGGATCAGTGTACAGGATTCATCTCTTGCACTACGTACTGGTGTGCACCACTAGTCCAGAGGCCATTAAG GAAGTCCTGATGtcctcaaagtaccccaaagacCTCTTCCTCCACAACCGACTCTTCAGCCTGTTTGGTCAAAG GTTCTTTGGAAATGGGCTGGTAACGGTTATTGACCACAACCAATGGTATAAACAGCGACGTATCATGGACCACGCCTTCAGCTGCCT GTATCTCCGCAGTCTGATGGGGACGTTCAACGAGCGAGCAGAGATGCTGATGACCAAACTGTCGGACTTCGCCGATAGAAAAGTGGAGACCAACATGCTGCAACAGGTCAACTACGTCACCTTAGACGTAATAACCAAG GTTGCCTTTGGCATGGATTTAGAGCTGCTGGAGAACACTTCGCTCTTCCCCAAGGCCATTGAGACGTGTCTTAAAGGGATGATCTACAATATACGCGCCGTCTTCTTTCAG TTCAATCCCAAGAACTGGCCCTTTGTCAAGGAAGTGAGGGAAGCGTGCAAGCTGCTGCGCTCCACCGGAGCCCAGTGGATCCACAACAGGAAGGTGGCCATCAAAAGCGGTGGCAACGTACCGAAAGACATCCTCACACAAATCATCAAGGCAGTCGGCAAAG AAGAAAGCATGACCAAAGATGACGAAGAGGTCATGTTGGACAATTTTGTCACTTTCTTCATCGCTG GACAGGAAACCACGGCTAACCAGCTAGCTTTCTGCATCATGGAGCTCGCTCGTCATCCTGATATTCTGGACAA AGCCAGGAAGGAGGTGGACGACGTCATTGGGATGAAACGTGACATGAGCTACGACGATCTCGGCAAGCTAGTTTACCTCTCACAG GTTTTAAAAGAGACTTTAAGGATGTACCCAACAGCTCCAGGAACATCTCGCTGTCTCCCCACTGACATGGTCATTGATGGCGTCCACATACCAGCGGGCACCATTGCCATG TTCAGCACCTACGTGTCCTGCAGGTTGGACAAGTTCTTCAAGGATCCGATGGAATTCAACCCTGATCGCTTTCACCCCGAATCTCCAAA GCCTTATTACTGTTACTACCCTTTTTCACTGGGCCCGCGTTCCTGCCTAGGAAAGAACTTTGCTCAG ATGGAGGCCAAGGTGGTGATGGCCAAACTTCTGCAGAGGTTTGACTTCACCCTGACGCCAGGCCAGAGCTTTGACATCTTGGACGTGGGGACCTTAAGGCCCAAGAGCGGGGTGGTGTGCTCCATCAGACACAGGAAGCAGGGTGCATGA